The genome window ATGTAGCACAATATCAAAATCCTTGTACGCATAACAGTCGTTTACGTGCAAGGATTTGATATAGGGAAATTCTTCAGGCTTGATCATAGTTGCCCTGGTTATTTTTTAGCAATAATGCCGACAGACAAATTTATTCCACCTCGCCACGCAGCATCAACGCGCCTACCGTTACGTTGGAAGTTTCGTCGATCAGGATGGCACCGCCATTGACACGATTTTGAGTATATGGGTCAAAACTAACGGGTTGCGCCGTTTTCAGAATGACTTTAGCAATGTCGTTCAGCTTTAGACTATCAACGTCTGTAGCCTCTTCGTAGGTATTGATATTAAGTTGGTAAACAATTTCACGAACCACGCAGCGCGTGCGGAACGTACCGTGCTGAAGCGTGTATTTACTGCCTGCTTTCAGCGCTTTCGTATCCATCCAGCACAGCATGGCTTCGATGTTCTGGCTAACGATAGGCTGACGGTCTGATTTAACGATCAAATTTCCCCGGCTTACGTCCACATCGTCCGCTAAGTGAAGAATGACCGACATCGGCGCAAAGGCTTCGTCGTAGTGCGCTTCGGCCAGTTCGATGGCTTCGACCGTGGAGGTTTCGCCGGAAGGAAGTACCGTGACGGCATCCCCTTTACGGAAAATACCACTTGTGATTTTTCCGGCATAACCCCGGTAGTCGTGTAAGTCGGTCGTCTGCGGACGAATGACGTACTGCACCGGAAAACGGGCGTGGGTCAGGTTTTCGTCGTGATCGATGGCTACGTCTTCGAGGTGGCTCAGCAGCGTTTTTCCGTCGTACCACGGCATATGAACCGATTTATCCACCACATTATCGCCGTTAAGTGCGCTTAGTGGGATATACGTAACGTCTTTTGAAAGTGATAATTTCTGGGCCAGTTCTGCGTACTGGATGCAGATATTGGAGAAAACATCCTGCGAGTAATCAACCAAATCCATTTTATTCACCGCCACCACAATGTGCGGAATGCCCAGCAGCGATGCAATGAGCGAATGCCGGCGTGTTTGCTCCACCACCCCATGACGGGCATCAACCAGAACGATAGCCAACTGGCAGTTCGAAGCGCCCGTCACCATGTTGCGGGTATACTGGATGTGCCCCGGCGCATCAACAATGATAAATTTGCGTTGTGGCGTCTGAAAATAGCGGTAAGCCACATCGATGGTGATGCCCTGCTCGCGTTCGGAGCGGAGGCCGTCGGTAAGCAACGCTAAGTCTATTTCTCCCTCGTCGCGGCTTTTGCTGGCCCGTTCGATGGCTTCCAGCTGGTCGGCCAGAATGGATTTGGAATCGTATAACAGGCGGCCAATCAGCGTACTTTTGCCATCATCGACACTCCCTGCGGTAATAAATCTAAGTAAGTCCATTGGTGTAATGTGTGAAAGAGTGAGAGAGCGAAAGAGTGAAAGGCGCAATTGTGCAGTCGCTCTCTCACTCTTTCGTCTTTTCGCTCATTAAAAATATCCCCCCTTTTTCCGGTCTTCCATGGCGGCTTCGGATACCTGGTCGTCGATGCGGGTTTCCCCCCGTTCGCTGATGCGGGTGGCCTGAATTTCGGCAATGGCGGCATCCAACGTAGCGGCCTCAGACTCAACGGCAGCCGTACAGGAAATGTCACCTACGGTGCGGAAACGTACTTTCCGGGTGACAATTTGATCGCCTTCTTCGGCTTGGATCACTCCCTTGGCCGTAGCCAGTAATTTCCCATCGCGCAGAATCAGTTCGCGCTCGTGGGCAAAGTAAATGGGAGGGAGGGCAATATTTTCGCGTTTGATATAATTCCAGACATCGAGTTCAGTCCAATTGGAAATCGGAAATACGCGGACATTCTCGCCTTTGTGAATTTTGCCGTTGTAAGTATTCCAGAGTTCTGGACGCTGGCGCTTAGGGTCCCAGGAACCAAATTCGTCGCGGACTGAAAAGACACGTTCTTTGGCGCGGGCTTTCTCTTCGTCGCGGCGGGCACCACCAATGCAGGCATCAAACTCAAATTCTTCGATGGTGTCGAGCAACGTAAACGTTTGCAGCGCATTACGGCTGGCATTACGCCCCGTTGGTTCTTTCAGGCCTTTTGCCCGAATGGTATCTTCTACGTAACGAACAACCAGGCGTTCGCCTAAACTTTCGGCCAGCCAATCCCGGAAATCGAGCGCCTCCTGAAAGTTGTGGCCTGTATCGATATGCACCAACGGAAACGGAAACTTGCCGGGCCGGAACGCTTTGCGCGCCAGATGGACAAGGGTAATGGAATCCTTACCGCCCGAAAACAGCAGCGCAGGTCGTTCAAACTGCCCG of Tellurirhabdus bombi contains these proteins:
- the cysD gene encoding sulfate adenylyltransferase subunit CysD translates to MKLDYLDQLESEAIHIMREVAGQFERPALLFSGGKDSITLVHLARKAFRPGKFPFPLVHIDTGHNFQEALDFRDWLAESLGERLVVRYVEDTIRAKGLKEPTGRNASRNALQTFTLLDTIEEFEFDACIGGARRDEEKARAKERVFSVRDEFGSWDPKRQRPELWNTYNGKIHKGENVRVFPISNWTELDVWNYIKRENIALPPIYFAHERELILRDGKLLATAKGVIQAEEGDQIVTRKVRFRTVGDISCTAAVESEAATLDAAIAEIQATRISERGETRIDDQVSEAAMEDRKKGGYF
- a CDS encoding sulfate adenylyltransferase subunit 1, which codes for MDLLRFITAGSVDDGKSTLIGRLLYDSKSILADQLEAIERASKSRDEGEIDLALLTDGLRSEREQGITIDVAYRYFQTPQRKFIIVDAPGHIQYTRNMVTGASNCQLAIVLVDARHGVVEQTRRHSLIASLLGIPHIVVAVNKMDLVDYSQDVFSNICIQYAELAQKLSLSKDVTYIPLSALNGDNVVDKSVHMPWYDGKTLLSHLEDVAIDHDENLTHARFPVQYVIRPQTTDLHDYRGYAGKITSGIFRKGDAVTVLPSGETSTVEAIELAEAHYDEAFAPMSVILHLADDVDVSRGNLIVKSDRQPIVSQNIEAMLCWMDTKALKAGSKYTLQHGTFRTRCVVREIVYQLNINTYEEATDVDSLKLNDIAKVILKTAQPVSFDPYTQNRVNGGAILIDETSNVTVGALMLRGEVE